attttaatggacaaatttttttttttgtttcaaaaacagGGAGATTTCTAAGCGACCCCAAATGGCAGTGTatttaacatgtaaaacaaatcTCTGGAAATTGATGTAAATTAAAGATTATACTGTCTAGAACACTTTCTTTTAGAGCATAAAATCACACATTAGGTTTTCTCAGATCATGTAGTTTCCGGAAGTTCTGAATGATTTTACTTCTCAGGGCTTCAGTCCTTAGCCCATAAATGAGCGGGTTAACAATAGTCGGGGTTACAAGGCCGATGACCGAGAGTGTTATATGTCCATAAAGAGGAAATGTAGCACTATTTATTCTGTAAcgcagaagaacaaaaaaggcTGCGATCAGAAAACTGGAAAAGGCATACAGGTGGGTCACCAACGTACTGACAGCTTTCTGGTATGCCTCCTTAGATACCTTCAGACAGATCAAAAATGTCTTTATGTAGCAATAAATTATGATCACGAGAGCAATAAAATTCATAAGAAACGCCTCAACGGCTCCAAATATATTATTGACAGATGAGTCGCCACAAGCCAGTTTGACGAGTGACATATTATCACAAAACAAATTGTTAATATTTATGCCACACAGTGGAAGCCATGCTGTCATCATCACAGGTACAAGG
This sequence is a window from Spea bombifrons isolate aSpeBom1 chromosome 2, aSpeBom1.2.pri, whole genome shotgun sequence. Protein-coding genes within it:
- the LOC128474319 gene encoding olfactory receptor 4C12-like — encoded protein: MINVSTVSTSFIILGLVEMERLKYFYFTISLALYLIIMLLTSMIVSIIVTEPRLHEPMYLFICNLFINGIFGSTTLFPKLIINLLSGSKIVSLVDCLIQAFCVHTFGAVELLTFTVMAQDRYLAVGQPLRYPTLMTNGKALTFIAMIWVTTFIGVLVPVMMTAWLPLCGININNLFCDNMSLVKLACGDSSVNNIFGAVEAFLMNFIALVIIIYCYIKTFLICLKVSKEAYQKAVSTLVTHLYAFSSFLIAAFFVLLRYRINSATFPLYGHITLSVIGLVTPTIVNPLIYGLRTEALRSKIIQNFRKLHDLRKPNV